Below is a genomic region from Paenibacillus pabuli.
TTATCTTGGGTCCAATTCGCATCGAGACAAGCCTTTCAATGTAAAACTCAACAGGCAGTTCCTTACAAAGATTGTATGGACATGCTTCTTGGCAAGACATTGAAACGTTTCGACATTTTTATTATAGTCGGTGTTGATAGCGATTTCAACCTCTTTATTCATTTTCACTGAAATAAATGAACTTCATGATCCATGCCACCACATTCAGCAATAATGGTATATACTGCATATTAATTCAACCCAAATAAGGAGACATCCATGTTATGAACTATATGGAGCAAAACGAATACCAACCCCCGCTGTCCGAAGCCAGTCCCGTTCACAAGGTTCCGTCCCTGCCACCGGTGATGTACAGACTGTGTTATTTGGTGCAGTTTCATGACCAAGAGGCCTTCTCCCGCACAGACGAAGACTGGAACAGGCTGCATGTTATTTATGTCATCACATCAGGTCAGGCAAGACTGATCAGCAAGGATCGGAATTTGACGGTAAATTCCGGGTCCGTAGTGGTTCGGCAGGGCGGAACCCTGCTTCAGCATGAACAGACACGCGGCTCTCTATCGCCGGTACAGGGAGTTGCTATAGCTTTTGAAGGCACCGACATTGAATCGCCGTCCTGGCCGTTTGGCGCACCTGCATCCATTGCGAGCCGTGGGATCGCCGAAATTGCATTAGAGCTGGTACTGACCTGTTCCAAAAGTAAGGAGTCCGGCCTATTCAAACCTCACATCCTATTCTATCAGCTGCTTGATGCGTTACGCGATCATTCTGTCCGCTCAAGTCGCAATGAGCATTCATGGCTGGATTTTGTCATCAGACACATTCATGACATGGTTGACCATCCGTTGACACGGGATCAATTGGCGAGAGATGCCAATGTGAGCCCAGAACACTTTTCGCGGGAATTCAAAAAGCATACCGGTCTTACCTTTGTGGAATATGTCACCCGGCTTAGAATCCGGCTGGCACAAGAGCATCTGCTGACTGCCAATCCCACTTTGCAGGAGCTCGCACAGCTGACAGGATACCGGGATATTTTCTATTTAAGCCGCAAATTCAAGCAGATGGTTGGAACAGCGCCAACCCTTTACCGCAAGACAACCAAGAAGATTGTATCCCTTACTTATAATTATACCGCTTCTCTGCTGGCACTGGGCTATATCCCCCACATGGGAGCTGTGGCCTCCTGGATGGAAGATAAACTGGCCCAAAATGGACAACCATCCTTTAAACAGCACTCCGAATATGAACTGGTTACCCGGCTTGATCTGATTGCAGACTCCGGTGCGGATGTCATTATCGGTTACGCTCCGCATTCCAGTACAGATGAACTGCGCCAGATTGCACCAACCATTTTGATGCCTTTCGAGGAAATGGACTGGCAGGAGCAATTCCTTCAGCTTGGCCGGGTTACAGGCCTGGAGAACAATGCCAGGGCACTGCTAAGCCGGTATGATCAGCTTCGGACAGAAGCCAACCTTACGCTCGACTCATGGATCGGCACGAGAGGATCAGCTATATGCATCTTTTGGACTGGCGGAAGCGGGGCCTATGTATATGGCCAAGGCTGGGGCAGGGCCTCGCATATCCTCTATCAGACACTGGGCTTCACTCCGCCAGCACGTATGGAAAAGGACGGCCAGTTACTCACAGGTTATGTACATGTGCCCACTTCAGACATTCACCTCTATGCTGCTGATCACATATTTATGGCTTATCCAACAGATCAAGAGGAGCGAATGGCTTTGGAAACCCTCCTCAGTCAGGGGCATTGGAACAGCCTAAGCGCCGTTCGCAATGGACGGGTATACGAAATTGATGCAGACATGTTTTACGGATTCGATCCACTATCAGTTATCGAACAGCTGCAGGCTATAATGCACAAACTCACATCACAATTGTCCATGGAACAGTAATCATAGTTGTCCATTTACAAATGTCAAATCTTCCTCTATGTTATTAATGAGAATAAT
It encodes:
- a CDS encoding helix-turn-helix domain-containing protein, with translation MNYMEQNEYQPPLSEASPVHKVPSLPPVMYRLCYLVQFHDQEAFSRTDEDWNRLHVIYVITSGQARLISKDRNLTVNSGSVVVRQGGTLLQHEQTRGSLSPVQGVAIAFEGTDIESPSWPFGAPASIASRGIAEIALELVLTCSKSKESGLFKPHILFYQLLDALRDHSVRSSRNEHSWLDFVIRHIHDMVDHPLTRDQLARDANVSPEHFSREFKKHTGLTFVEYVTRLRIRLAQEHLLTANPTLQELAQLTGYRDIFYLSRKFKQMVGTAPTLYRKTTKKIVSLTYNYTASLLALGYIPHMGAVASWMEDKLAQNGQPSFKQHSEYELVTRLDLIADSGADVIIGYAPHSSTDELRQIAPTILMPFEEMDWQEQFLQLGRVTGLENNARALLSRYDQLRTEANLTLDSWIGTRGSAICIFWTGGSGAYVYGQGWGRASHILYQTLGFTPPARMEKDGQLLTGYVHVPTSDIHLYAADHIFMAYPTDQEERMALETLLSQGHWNSLSAVRNGRVYEIDADMFYGFDPLSVIEQLQAIMHKLTSQLSMEQ